From a single Gimesia fumaroli genomic region:
- a CDS encoding sulfatase — protein sequence MRLLLMIFLLCFIVSPLQAAKQPNILFIAIDDQNDWIGCLNGHPQIKTPFIDKVAARGTLFSNAHCQSPLCNPSRTSLMTGLRPTTTGIYGLAPWFRTVDRFKDRVTLPQYLEQNGYKTYSTGKIYHGGYGRKKNDKEFNELGPPAGVGVKPPKKLVETPNPHPLVDWGTFPHKDEDKGDWKVASWAVDQLNKKPQEPFFLSVGFFLPHVPCYATQQWFDLYPEETLQLPPLLETDRDDTPRFSWYLHWKLPEPRFKFLKEANQWKNLVRSYLACTSFVDSQIGRVTEALEKNNLAENTIIVIWSDHGWHLGEKLITGKNTLWERSTRVPLIFAGPGITEGAVCSKPAELLDIYPTLVELCGLPPRMDLEGHSLVPQLKDANTPRKWPAITSHNRNNTTVRTENYRYIHYADGSEEFYDMKQDPAEWKNLSNDPNYAQLIEEHRAWLPTINEKPAPGSKHRILRYENGQANWEEVDIKDDEPIPEL from the coding sequence ATGCGCTTGCTACTGATGATTTTTCTTCTCTGCTTTATTGTTTCCCCGCTGCAGGCTGCGAAACAGCCGAATATTCTATTCATTGCCATTGATGACCAGAATGACTGGATCGGCTGTCTGAACGGACATCCCCAGATCAAAACGCCGTTTATCGACAAGGTCGCTGCGCGGGGCACGCTGTTTTCAAATGCGCACTGCCAGTCGCCCCTCTGCAATCCGTCGCGGACCAGCCTGATGACAGGACTGCGGCCGACGACCACCGGCATTTACGGACTGGCCCCCTGGTTCCGCACCGTCGATCGCTTCAAGGATCGCGTCACGCTGCCGCAGTATCTGGAACAGAACGGTTATAAAACCTATAGCACCGGCAAGATCTATCACGGCGGTTACGGGCGTAAGAAAAACGACAAGGAATTTAACGAACTCGGCCCCCCTGCCGGCGTAGGTGTGAAGCCACCGAAGAAGCTGGTCGAGACTCCCAACCCGCATCCGCTGGTGGACTGGGGCACGTTTCCTCATAAAGACGAAGACAAGGGAGACTGGAAAGTCGCCAGTTGGGCCGTCGATCAGTTGAACAAAAAGCCGCAGGAACCCTTTTTCCTGTCGGTCGGCTTTTTCCTGCCGCACGTTCCCTGCTACGCGACTCAGCAGTGGTTTGATCTCTATCCGGAAGAGACGCTGCAACTTCCGCCGCTCCTGGAAACCGACCGCGACGACACGCCCCGCTTTTCCTGGTATCTGCACTGGAAGCTGCCTGAGCCGCGATTCAAATTTCTGAAAGAAGCCAACCAATGGAAAAACCTGGTCCGCTCCTATCTGGCGTGCACCAGTTTTGTCGACAGTCAAATCGGTCGTGTGACCGAAGCACTGGAGAAAAATAATCTGGCCGAGAATACGATCATCGTGATCTGGTCCGATCATGGCTGGCACCTGGGCGAGAAACTGATCACCGGCAAGAATACACTTTGGGAACGCTCCACCCGGGTCCCGCTGATTTTTGCCGGCCCGGGCATTACCGAGGGCGCTGTCTGCAGCAAGCCCGCCGAACTGCTGGACATCTATCCCACGCTGGTAGAGCTCTGCGGCTTGCCTCCCCGCATGGATCTGGAAGGGCATTCCCTGGTCCCTCAATTGAAAGATGCCAACACGCCCCGCAAGTGGCCAGCGATCACGTCGCATAATCGGAATAATACAACAGTTCGCACCGAGAACTATCGTTATATCCACTATGCCGACGGCTCGGAAGAGTTCTACGATATGAAACAGGATCCGGCCGAATGGAAAAACCTGAGCAATGACCCGAATTACGCCCAGCTGATCGAAGAGCACCGCGCCTGGCTGCCGACCATCAACGAAAAACCGGCGCCCGGCAGTAAGCATCGCATTCTGCGTTACGAAAACGGTCAGGCAAACTGGGAAGAAGTCGATATCAAAGACGACGAACCGATCCCGGAACTTTAA
- a CDS encoding DUF1559 domain-containing protein gives MKISPASKQNRTGFTLIELLVVIAIIAILIALLLPAVQQAREAARRSQCKNNLKQLCIAIHNYHDTYLRTPLHMHRGSDDYDGAANGGSGNLSWYVGLLPYVDRANIYNQIPFETSGLGDSWSGIANNTSVLGGLARVEIPLFKCPSESVVNTVVSTANFSYVANAGRPRNLLFPGQPSTGGAAPPASKGIISISRMNQSGPYSDNWRATTNASFGFSDIKDGLSNTAALSESLVNDGSGNHPDRRRNLYYTNSAMIEQYDAYIDQVVSDGLSGYLNWSDWSQYKGHSWLYTDSWQKHVYTHVFPPNTISIPSYASDTFRCHEGDSGITPSSDHTGGVHVAMMDGAVRFISNSIDLNTWWALGTKNQREVVGEF, from the coding sequence ATGAAGATCTCCCCCGCCTCGAAACAAAACCGAACCGGTTTCACGCTGATTGAGTTGCTGGTTGTCATTGCCATTATCGCCATCCTGATTGCATTGTTGCTTCCTGCAGTGCAGCAGGCGCGTGAAGCCGCCCGCCGCAGTCAGTGCAAAAACAATTTGAAACAGCTCTGCATTGCGATTCACAACTACCACGATACTTACCTGCGCACCCCACTGCATATGCACCGCGGTTCCGATGATTACGATGGGGCCGCGAACGGCGGATCGGGAAATCTCTCCTGGTATGTCGGTCTGCTTCCGTATGTGGATCGCGCCAATATTTACAACCAGATTCCCTTTGAAACGAGTGGCCTGGGCGATTCCTGGAGCGGCATCGCGAATAATACTTCGGTACTGGGTGGTCTGGCACGAGTTGAGATTCCGCTTTTCAAATGCCCCAGCGAATCCGTCGTCAACACGGTCGTATCAACTGCTAACTTCAGCTATGTCGCCAATGCAGGTCGACCACGTAATTTGCTGTTTCCGGGTCAACCCTCCACCGGAGGGGCCGCACCTCCGGCGTCGAAAGGGATTATCTCGATCTCGCGCATGAATCAGAGTGGACCATACAGCGATAACTGGCGTGCCACCACGAATGCCAGCTTTGGCTTCAGTGACATTAAAGATGGCCTGTCTAACACCGCCGCGCTCTCTGAATCGCTGGTGAATGACGGAAGCGGAAATCATCCAGACCGCCGCCGCAATTTGTATTACACGAATTCCGCCATGATCGAACAGTACGACGCCTATATCGATCAGGTCGTTTCCGATGGACTTTCCGGATACCTTAACTGGTCGGACTGGAGCCAGTACAAAGGCCACTCCTGGCTCTATACCGACTCCTGGCAGAAACACGTTTATACGCACGTCTTTCCTCCCAATACGATTTCGATTCCTTCCTACGCCAGCGATACCTTCCGCTGTCACGAAGGCGATTCCGGCATCACTCCTTCCAGCGATCACACCGGTGGCGTGCATGTGGCCATGATGGATGGAGCCGTCCGATTCATTTCGAATTCAATCGACTTGAATACCTGGTGGGCACTCGGGACCAAAAATCAACGTGAAGTGGTCGGCGAATTCTGA
- a CDS encoding antibiotic biosynthesis monooxygenase family protein, with the protein MITVGMNYHVLEGKQQSFEDKFAAVIDALNAAEGHENSNLWKDVSDDASYMITSEWSDEEAFKSFIQSDAFRDVTNWGKEEILSDRPRHKIYKH; encoded by the coding sequence ATGATCACAGTCGGCATGAACTATCACGTGCTTGAAGGCAAACAGCAATCATTCGAAGACAAATTTGCTGCCGTGATTGACGCACTTAACGCTGCCGAAGGGCATGAAAATTCGAATTTATGGAAAGACGTCAGTGACGACGCTTCGTACATGATCACCAGCGAATGGTCCGATGAAGAGGCTTTCAAAAGCTTCATTCAGAGCGACGCCTTCCGCGACGTGACCAACTGGGGCAAAGAAGAGATCCTCTCCGACCGACCGCGTCACAAAATTTACAAACACTAG
- a CDS encoding SGNH/GDSL hydrolase family protein, giving the protein MHHRVVSFIFCCTLLMGSLFCSPLLAAEKESAEPFTVVTFGDSTTATRGPLVVYSMILEKELPQQSIPVKVINAGIGGNTTANAVARFEKDVLQKQPDLVVIQFGINDSAVDVWRDPPKEKSRVSKKQYEANLRSLIKQLKEKQIAVILMTPNSLRWIPRIQKLYGKPPYDPEDPDGFNLFLKAYAETVRQIAKETNVPLVDVYAAFETYAKQPGQSAHDLLLDGIHPNTKGQRMVADLLMPQIKQVLAARKK; this is encoded by the coding sequence ATGCATCATCGAGTTGTGTCTTTTATATTTTGCTGCACACTGTTAATGGGCAGTCTATTTTGTTCTCCACTGTTGGCGGCAGAAAAAGAATCGGCGGAACCGTTCACGGTTGTCACGTTCGGCGACTCGACCACGGCGACACGCGGGCCGCTGGTGGTGTATTCGATGATTCTGGAGAAAGAATTGCCGCAGCAGAGTATCCCCGTCAAAGTGATCAACGCGGGCATTGGCGGCAATACGACGGCCAACGCGGTCGCCCGTTTCGAGAAAGATGTGCTCCAGAAGCAGCCCGATCTGGTAGTGATTCAATTCGGCATTAACGATTCCGCCGTCGATGTCTGGAGAGACCCGCCGAAAGAAAAATCGCGTGTCTCAAAAAAACAGTACGAGGCCAACCTGCGTTCGTTGATCAAACAGCTCAAGGAAAAACAGATCGCGGTGATCCTGATGACGCCGAATTCGCTCCGATGGATTCCCCGCATTCAAAAACTGTATGGCAAGCCGCCCTATGATCCCGAGGATCCCGACGGCTTCAATCTGTTTTTGAAGGCGTATGCCGAAACGGTGCGACAGATCGCCAAAGAAACCAACGTGCCCCTGGTCGACGTCTACGCGGCCTTTGAAACCTATGCAAAACAACCCGGTCAGTCGGCCCACGATCTGTTACTGGACGGCATTCATCCGAATACCAAAGGGCAGCGAATGGTGGCGGATCTATTGATGCCTCAGATCAAACAGGTTCTCGCCGCTCGAAAAAAATGA
- a CDS encoding sodium:solute symporter family transporter yields MQTLSFLDFAVIAAYLMGTLALGLYIGSKIKTGSDYFLAGRRLPWWAIGMSLVATDIGAVDIVGTGGAAHQHGLAVANFEWIGCVPAMIIAAFVFIPFFWRSGVTTIPEYMERRFNVAVRSALAICWIIFMACNLGIMLLASAKMMHVHLGMTVNACIYLTAFLVGVYTISGGLAAVVYTDMIQCVIMIGGCLLVLVLGVIDLGGVKEFQAAIEKQEQIQLQKELAENGEAEQVSHTSLILPADADTPFPWTGIFFGLALILSPAYWIGNQAIVQRSLGAKSEFDAKAAYVWGALLKNLIPVIVAVPGLIAFVKFPELTDGDQAFPELISHLLPVGLKGLFLAAFLAALMSSIDSYLNSASTIVTNDFYKRFYRRDATDESLLKIGRGVTFLLVLWAIGFSFFLMTRSEGIYTIFQTLMAFFQGPAFAILLTGLLWKRATGIAALIGFIVGVCFSITLFTLNQEPVYTALGIDPLFQISEPFLYFSIWAFVVSFSLIVIISFLTKPEPAEKIEGLVFSLKPNRGQA; encoded by the coding sequence ATGCAGACCCTGTCGTTCCTCGATTTTGCCGTCATCGCTGCATATCTGATGGGAACATTAGCACTGGGACTTTATATCGGTTCCAAAATCAAAACCGGCTCGGATTACTTTCTGGCCGGGCGACGTCTCCCCTGGTGGGCCATCGGCATGTCGCTGGTGGCGACCGACATTGGTGCCGTCGATATTGTGGGAACTGGTGGTGCCGCCCATCAGCATGGCCTGGCGGTTGCAAATTTTGAATGGATCGGCTGCGTGCCCGCGATGATCATCGCCGCGTTTGTGTTCATCCCCTTTTTCTGGCGGAGCGGAGTGACGACGATTCCCGAGTATATGGAACGCCGCTTTAACGTCGCCGTACGTTCGGCGCTGGCGATCTGCTGGATCATTTTCATGGCATGCAACCTGGGCATCATGCTGCTGGCGTCGGCCAAAATGATGCACGTGCATCTGGGAATGACCGTGAATGCCTGCATTTATCTGACGGCGTTTCTGGTGGGCGTCTACACGATTTCCGGGGGACTCGCGGCCGTCGTGTATACCGACATGATTCAATGCGTGATCATGATTGGCGGCTGTCTGCTGGTCCTGGTGCTGGGAGTCATTGACCTGGGAGGCGTCAAAGAGTTTCAGGCCGCCATTGAGAAGCAGGAACAGATCCAACTACAGAAAGAACTCGCGGAGAACGGAGAGGCGGAGCAGGTCTCGCATACTTCACTCATCCTACCCGCGGATGCAGATACGCCGTTCCCCTGGACGGGGATTTTCTTCGGTCTGGCTTTAATTTTGAGCCCTGCCTACTGGATCGGCAACCAGGCGATTGTCCAACGCTCGCTGGGGGCGAAGAGTGAATTCGATGCAAAAGCCGCCTATGTCTGGGGGGCGTTATTGAAGAATCTGATTCCCGTCATCGTGGCTGTACCCGGCTTGATCGCGTTTGTGAAATTCCCGGAACTTACCGACGGCGATCAAGCATTTCCCGAATTGATTTCGCACCTGCTGCCAGTCGGTTTGAAAGGTCTGTTCCTGGCAGCGTTTCTGGCGGCACTGATGTCGAGCATCGACTCCTATCTGAACTCGGCATCGACCATCGTGACCAATGATTTTTATAAACGCTTTTATCGCCGAGACGCGACGGATGAATCGCTGTTGAAAATCGGTCGCGGCGTGACGTTTCTGCTGGTGCTCTGGGCGATTGGGTTTTCGTTCTTCCTGATGACCCGCAGCGAAGGCATTTATACGATCTTCCAGACCTTGATGGCGTTCTTCCAGGGACCCGCGTTTGCGATTTTATTGACGGGGCTACTCTGGAAACGGGCCACCGGAATCGCCGCGTTGATCGGCTTCATTGTCGGAGTCTGTTTTTCAATCACGCTATTCACGTTGAATCAGGAACCCGTTTATACCGCACTGGGAATCGATCCTCTGTTCCAGATTTCCGAACCGTTTCTGTATTTTTCGATCTGGGCTTTTGTGGTCTCGTTCTCGTTGATTGTCATCATCAGTTTTCTCACCAAACCAGAGCCGGCCGAAAAAATTGAAGGCCTGGTCTTCAGCCTCAAACCAAACCGGGGGCAAGCATGA
- a CDS encoding DUF1501 domain-containing protein, protein MLSFCEHNGLSGRREFLRVGGLALGGLTLPGLLSAKAQAAGSGKLLKNKSVIFLFMHGGPSQIETFDPKMDAPAGIRSATGEVTTRIPGVTFGGTFQKLAPLADRMSIVRSYRTGDSRHDIKPIVHKDTLDANLGSLYSRVVGSNHPENGMPTNAVLFPQAIDDKMMPAITKFGKFDSHGLMGSAYAPFVPGAGGDMQSNMTLSIPQNRLDDRRLLLSNLDRARWAADKSETFAASSHLQQQAFDVILGGVSEAFDLSKEDPNVVARYDTAPLVKPEQISTRWKNYKRYIDNAQSLGKLLLMARRLCEAGCGFVTITTNFVWDMHADKNNAGVEEGMDYMGVPFDHAVSAFMEDVRDRGLSDDILLVCSGEMGRTPKMNTRGGRDHWGNLSPLMLTGGGLNMGQVIGQSTRHASEPQTEPIERKDLVTSIMHTLFDLGELRITRGVPNEIVQVATAGNIIPGLF, encoded by the coding sequence ATGCTTTCTTTCTGCGAACACAACGGTCTTTCTGGACGACGTGAATTTCTCCGCGTGGGAGGTCTGGCGTTAGGTGGCTTAACGCTACCCGGCTTGCTGTCGGCAAAAGCACAGGCCGCCGGTTCGGGGAAGCTGCTGAAAAATAAGTCGGTCATCTTTCTGTTTATGCATGGTGGTCCGAGCCAGATTGAAACCTTCGATCCCAAAATGGACGCCCCCGCGGGCATTCGTAGTGCGACCGGTGAAGTGACTACCAGGATTCCCGGCGTGACCTTTGGCGGCACATTTCAGAAACTGGCACCACTGGCAGATCGGATGTCGATCGTGCGTTCCTACCGGACAGGCGACAGTCGGCACGATATCAAGCCGATTGTGCACAAAGACACGCTTGATGCGAATCTCGGTTCACTCTACTCGCGCGTCGTCGGTTCGAATCATCCGGAAAATGGCATGCCGACGAACGCGGTCTTATTTCCGCAGGCCATCGACGACAAAATGATGCCCGCGATTACCAAATTCGGCAAGTTCGATTCGCATGGCTTAATGGGCAGTGCCTATGCTCCCTTCGTTCCCGGTGCGGGCGGCGACATGCAGTCGAACATGACGCTGTCAATTCCCCAGAATCGGCTCGATGACCGCCGGCTGTTATTGTCGAACCTCGATCGTGCCCGCTGGGCGGCTGATAAAAGTGAAACGTTTGCTGCGTCGTCGCATCTCCAGCAACAGGCCTTCGATGTGATTCTGGGCGGCGTTTCCGAAGCCTTTGATTTATCAAAAGAAGATCCCAACGTCGTGGCGCGTTACGATACAGCACCGCTGGTCAAGCCGGAACAGATCAGCACGCGCTGGAAGAACTATAAACGGTATATCGACAACGCACAGTCACTGGGCAAGCTGTTATTGATGGCCCGCCGTCTCTGCGAAGCCGGCTGTGGTTTTGTGACCATCACGACAAACTTTGTCTGGGACATGCACGCCGACAAAAATAACGCCGGCGTTGAAGAAGGCATGGACTACATGGGCGTTCCCTTCGACCATGCGGTTTCCGCGTTTATGGAAGATGTACGGGACCGCGGACTCAGCGATGACATTCTGCTGGTCTGTTCGGGGGAAATGGGCCGTACCCCGAAAATGAACACGCGCGGCGGCCGTGATCACTGGGGCAATCTATCGCCGTTGATGCTCACCGGCGGCGGCTTAAACATGGGGCAGGTCATCGGCCAGTCCACGCGCCACGCCAGCGAACCACAGACCGAACCCATCGAACGCAAAGACCTCGTCACCAGCATCATGCACACGCTCTTCGATCTGGGTGAACTGCGCATCACCCGCGGCGTGCCGAACGAAATCGTCCAGGTCGCCACTGCCGGTAACATCATTCCCGGCCTGTTCTGA
- a CDS encoding outer membrane protein assembly factor BamB family protein: MSSPVVRVAGSFCFSVMSLLLLVCSASAADWPTWRNNAQRTAVTDEQLPSTLHLQWTRQLGPLKPAWPEDPRIQFDAHYEPVVAGQTIYVGSSRNDSVTAFDLSSGKEKWRFHANGPVRFAPLVSGKNIYLSADDGHFYCLDSDNGSLRWKFQAAPNHRKALANERLASVWPIRGGAVLSDGKIYFTCGVWPFEGTFLYTLDAETGASLAPPKYEIKTLKDITPQGYLVKNGDRLLIPCGRSVAACLDLKTDQFITHKYGNRATNYHVSSIGPYIFHGGSTFQMDAKQEYAVSARNPVLTENVVYFGEGGNVVAYDLKKLKIVKETDRRGKEVTKTLLNQLWSLPLPPQQNMPKAEYDAWVKSHPVQLDLKAGNRLYGHQANTIFALDLKEEGKGADVSWTQTIDGTPTTMIAANGALVVVTQEGDLLCFGEKQTKPQTFPEENRKLAKQQDDWTSKTQKMLQLTKPGNGYCLVLGTGSGRLLEELVQQSQLTLIAVEPDKTKVDALRAKFDAAGLYGSRVVVHQGNPLAFELPAYMAELIVSEDLAVLGKSLAAEDWHTIYKSLRPYGGKACLELKDAEFKTLENTVAGKQLPRAALKQADGFTLLSRVGSLPGSADWTHEYGDASNTLMSRDELVKAPLGVLWFGGPAGHGDLFYNRHDWGPSMAVIEGRMFLQGPGKLTAVDVYTGRILWQIPLKETPEDSPGRRGQSYDGKLVGFHFIAIEDSIYLVTSDNTCLRLDPATGETLATMKLPHPEDRWGRIRIQGDLLLTSVFRISPKIGKKYGLLPLELVALNRHTGEVIWTHKAKMSFPVVSLSGDRIYVYDGALENFYGDWKRRGKIPNALAERFIKAIDVQTGKLLWEHQTDVVGTWLSYSDKKDVMLVTNRDGISAFRGKDGSELWKKYSTGQGFRGHPETLWDKVIIWNDRILDQRGPGKSYDLETGEPILRTNPITGKPIPWEFTKAGHHCNYAIASPHLMTFRASSAGFCDIDSTNTSRLEGFRTGCRNSLVPANGVLNSPNMAHGCSCGYSLFTSLALTHVPESEVWSYSALALNAKTDQVQKLGINLGAPGDRQAENGTLWLDYPNVGGSSPVVSIKLEGKDLRYFHKHSAFVESGNQKWVAASGVEGASALTVTLSPDKTTERRYTVRLHFLEPDETKPGERVFDVRLQGNLVLEDLDVVKAAEGANRAVVREFKGIPAASNLKVELTPIKGRTLLSGVEIMVEE, translated from the coding sequence ATGTCTTCCCCCGTTGTGCGTGTGGCTGGTTCGTTCTGCTTCTCTGTTATGAGTCTGCTCTTACTTGTTTGTTCTGCCTCCGCTGCCGACTGGCCGACCTGGCGAAACAATGCCCAGCGCACCGCCGTCACTGACGAGCAACTTCCAAGCACGTTGCATTTACAATGGACACGACAATTGGGTCCACTGAAACCGGCCTGGCCTGAAGACCCCCGAATTCAATTCGACGCACACTATGAACCGGTTGTCGCCGGGCAGACTATTTATGTCGGTTCTTCGCGCAATGATAGCGTCACCGCTTTTGATCTTTCCAGTGGAAAAGAAAAGTGGCGGTTTCATGCGAACGGCCCTGTTCGATTCGCGCCCCTGGTTTCCGGTAAGAACATTTATCTCTCGGCCGACGATGGTCACTTTTACTGTCTTGATTCTGATAACGGCAGTTTGCGCTGGAAATTTCAAGCCGCTCCCAATCATCGTAAAGCGCTGGCGAACGAACGGCTGGCTTCGGTCTGGCCCATTCGAGGCGGCGCGGTTCTCTCTGACGGTAAGATCTATTTCACCTGTGGCGTCTGGCCGTTCGAAGGCACGTTTCTCTATACACTGGATGCCGAAACCGGCGCCTCACTCGCACCGCCGAAATACGAAATCAAAACGCTCAAGGATATCACGCCCCAAGGTTATCTCGTCAAGAACGGCGATCGCCTGTTGATACCCTGCGGACGTTCGGTCGCCGCCTGCCTCGATCTCAAAACCGATCAATTCATCACACATAAATATGGAAACCGGGCGACGAACTATCACGTCTCTTCGATTGGCCCCTACATCTTTCACGGCGGCTCCACGTTCCAGATGGATGCCAAACAAGAATATGCGGTTTCTGCTCGCAATCCGGTACTGACAGAAAATGTCGTCTACTTCGGTGAGGGAGGAAATGTCGTCGCCTACGATCTCAAAAAGTTGAAGATCGTGAAAGAAACAGACCGTCGCGGCAAGGAAGTCACCAAAACGCTGCTCAACCAGCTCTGGAGCCTGCCACTGCCTCCACAGCAAAACATGCCGAAAGCAGAATATGACGCCTGGGTCAAATCGCATCCGGTGCAACTTGATCTGAAAGCCGGCAATCGACTGTACGGTCATCAGGCCAATACGATCTTTGCGCTGGATCTCAAGGAAGAGGGAAAAGGCGCTGATGTTAGTTGGACTCAAACCATTGATGGCACGCCCACCACGATGATTGCAGCCAATGGTGCACTCGTTGTCGTGACACAAGAGGGAGACCTGCTCTGCTTTGGTGAGAAACAGACCAAGCCACAAACATTTCCTGAAGAGAATCGCAAACTGGCGAAGCAGCAGGATGACTGGACGAGCAAAACTCAAAAAATGCTGCAGCTGACAAAACCCGGCAACGGTTATTGTCTCGTGCTGGGAACCGGCAGTGGGCGTCTGCTGGAAGAACTGGTACAACAATCCCAGCTAACGCTCATCGCCGTCGAGCCCGACAAAACAAAGGTCGATGCACTGCGGGCGAAGTTCGATGCCGCCGGTCTGTATGGATCACGGGTGGTCGTCCATCAGGGGAATCCGCTGGCCTTCGAACTGCCGGCCTACATGGCCGAGCTGATCGTTTCCGAAGATCTGGCAGTGCTCGGTAAGTCACTGGCTGCGGAAGACTGGCATACCATTTATAAGTCGTTGCGACCCTACGGTGGCAAGGCGTGCCTGGAATTGAAGGATGCCGAATTCAAGACGCTGGAAAACACCGTCGCCGGCAAGCAACTGCCGCGCGCCGCTCTCAAACAGGCCGACGGATTCACGCTATTGTCACGCGTGGGCTCACTGCCCGGCTCTGCCGACTGGACGCACGAGTACGGCGATGCCTCCAATACGCTGATGTCGCGCGATGAACTCGTCAAAGCGCCGCTGGGCGTGCTCTGGTTTGGTGGTCCTGCAGGTCACGGGGACCTGTTTTATAACCGTCACGACTGGGGCCCCAGTATGGCGGTCATAGAAGGCCGCATGTTTCTACAGGGACCGGGCAAGTTGACCGCCGTTGACGTTTATACGGGTCGGATTCTCTGGCAGATTCCTCTGAAAGAAACACCCGAAGACAGTCCGGGCCGCCGCGGCCAAAGCTACGATGGCAAGCTGGTCGGATTCCATTTCATCGCCATTGAAGACAGCATCTATCTCGTCACCAGCGACAATACCTGCCTGCGGCTCGATCCGGCGACGGGGGAAACATTGGCGACAATGAAACTGCCCCACCCCGAAGATCGCTGGGGACGCATCCGCATTCAAGGCGACCTGCTGCTGACATCGGTTTTTCGGATTTCTCCCAAAATCGGCAAGAAGTACGGCTTACTCCCGCTGGAACTGGTGGCCCTCAACCGTCACACCGGCGAAGTCATCTGGACGCACAAAGCGAAGATGAGTTTTCCCGTCGTCTCCTTGAGTGGAGACCGGATCTATGTTTATGACGGTGCACTGGAAAACTTTTATGGCGACTGGAAACGCCGGGGAAAAATTCCCAATGCACTGGCCGAACGTTTTATCAAGGCCATCGACGTTCAAACCGGCAAACTGCTCTGGGAGCATCAGACGGACGTTGTGGGAACCTGGTTATCGTATAGTGACAAAAAAGATGTGATGCTGGTCACCAATCGCGACGGCATCTCGGCCTTTCGCGGAAAAGATGGTTCCGAACTCTGGAAGAAATATTCCACCGGCCAAGGATTTCGCGGGCATCCCGAAACGCTGTGGGACAAAGTCATCATCTGGAACGACCGCATTCTCGATCAGCGCGGACCTGGAAAATCTTATGATCTGGAAACCGGCGAACCAATTCTGCGTACGAACCCGATCACCGGAAAACCGATCCCCTGGGAATTTACCAAGGCAGGACATCACTGTAACTACGCCATCGCCAGCCCGCACCTGATGACATTCCGCGCCAGCTCAGCCGGCTTCTGTGATATCGACAGTACGAACACCTCGCGGCTGGAAGGCTTCCGTACCGGTTGCCGCAACAGCCTGGTGCCCGCGAACGGCGTACTCAACTCACCTAATATGGCGCACGGTTGCAGCTGTGGGTATTCGCTGTTTACTTCGTTAGCACTGACACATGTGCCGGAATCCGAAGTCTGGAGCTATAGCGCACTGGCACTGAATGCCAAAACGGATCAGGTGCAAAAGCTGGGGATCAACCTGGGCGCCCCCGGCGACCGTCAGGCAGAGAACGGCACTCTCTGGTTGGACTATCCCAACGTGGGAGGTTCCTCGCCTGTCGTCTCGATCAAACTGGAGGGCAAGGACCTGCGTTACTTCCACAAACATTCGGCATTCGTGGAAAGTGGTAACCAGAAATGGGTCGCTGCTTCAGGAGTCGAAGGCGCTTCTGCTTTGACCGTTACGCTTTCACCTGACAAAACGACCGAACGTCGCTATACAGTCCGCCTGCACTTTTTAGAACCAGATGAAACAAAGCCGGGAGAGCGTGTGTTCGATGTCAGACTGCAGGGCAACCTTGTGCTGGAGGACCTGGATGTCGTTAAAGCCGCTGAGGGCGCAAACCGTGCAGTAGTAAGAGAATTCAAAGGCATTCCCGCTGCAAGCAACTTGAAGGTAGAGCTGACGCCGATCAAAGGACGCACGCTGTTATCCGGTGTAGAAATCATGGTTGAAGAATAA